The window ACCACTCCAGCTCCACTGTCCACCCTGTGAGCAGGCTGTAGTTGCCCCtgctttacaggtgaggaaatggtgGCTCAGAGATCTGAAGAACTTGCCCAAGATAACCCAGCCAGGTCTGTCTGAGCCCAGACCCTTGGCTCTTGTCCCTGCATTCTGTTTCCCTTGTCCCTGAGCTGATGGCCCCCCAGTTCAGCTCCATGAAAGACCTTGTCTGCCTCCAGCCCTCCAAGAGAATGAGGACCCCGCCTGCGGCCCACCTCCCGCCGTGGCTCTGGGACCAGTTGGCGTGTGCCCTCAGGTGGGGCGAGGCCTCCTACCTTGAGAAACAGAGCTCCCTTGGAGGCCAGGCTGTCGGAGCACCGCCCATTGGGGTAACAGTGATAGGCCACATCCATGATGGGGTAGCGGCTGGCAAAGAAGAGGCCGCTGTTGAGAAACTTGAAGCTGCAGCAGCCTTGGCAGCCGTAGACCCCGACGTCGTACAGGATGTACTCGAAGTAGCCGTGCAGCTGGTCTTTCAACTTGGCGGCCGCCCGCTTGTCAAACACCTCCTGCAGGCACAGGAAGTCCAGGTTGGCGGGGAAGAAGGCCGAGACCTCATGGTCAAAGGCCTCGTCTGGGTGCCGTCTCTTGCGCGCGGCCGCCTTCTTCACCACCGAGGCCTTGTATGGGAGCTTGCTGTTGGTGGCACCTGGCTCCCCGCTGCCGCTGTCCGCCCCGGCTCGCGCCTTCACCAGGGACTCCCTGGAAGCTGAGTGGCTGCCCAGGCTCCCCGAGTCCCCATCCTGCTGACTGTGGTGGGGTGTCTGGCCCCGTGAGCCCCCGCCGGCCCCATTCCTGGCCTGGCCCACAGTGGCAGGGTCATCGGCTTCGGGAGGCCGGCCCCCCTCGTCACCACTGCCGATGCGCACGATGCAGGCATCCTCAAGGCTGCCGCTGTCGGCCAGCTCCCCAGAGGCCGGGCCGTTGGCAGCCTCATCACTGGGGTGACGCCCGCTGTCACCCTTGTATTCCACAGAGGCCGTCCTCTTAATGCTTCCAGGGACGGCCCGGGCCACGCCATCACTGCCCTGTGGTgacaccaggctgctgaagctggcCGCGCTGATGGAGGTGTTGGTGGGGGAATCAATGTAGATTTTGATCTGGGGCCGACTGGCCCCGTTGCGGATTCTCTGCCCAATCTCTTTGGCCCGTGCTTGGGTGTTAAAAACATTGTTGAACCTTGCCAGCGATTCGGGAAGAAGGCAGAGGTTGGCTGTGGTGAAGCAGAAGCTTTTGCCAGGACCTGTCCCCTTCCATTCACTGAGCAGGGCTGCCCCACCAGCTGGGCCCTTGTCCTCCAGCCGGGAATAGATGTAGGGCCGGCGGGCAGATTGCAGAGGGGACCAGAAGAGGAACCCAAGAAATGCAAAGGGCAGTGAGGCGACCAGGAGGGCCAGGTAGACAGGTGTGAAGAGATAGGAGCAGAGCAGCTGGAGGCAGCACCAGTCGTCCGCCCGCTGGCGCGTCTCGTAGGTGGTGGGTATGAAAGGGGCCAGAAGCCGGTCCACCAGCCAGTAGCATGGGAAGATGAGGGCCCAGGACACGGCGTGCAGGGCGGACAGACAGCTATTAGGAAAGGGGGTTGTGTACAAAACCATTGCAGCTCACTGGGTGCCGTGGCCGGCCCTACTACATGGTGTCCGTGGCAGCGCGGGCACTTTCCTGGGTGGGGTGGGCGAGTGGGGGGACAGCTGGAGGAGGGGTCACCTCCTGGTGAGGTGTGACTCTGGATGGTCAGTGGTGAGTGTTAGCCAGCCAGTCATGGTTCACCTCAGTGGGCCATGCTGGGCCACCCAGGCCTGCTGCAGAACCTGCAAGACAGAAGGGGAGGGGCTTTATTCATCTTTAAGAGGAGCACTTCGAATTCTGGGGCTATTGTTCCCACTCACTCTGTTCCTACTTCCTCCAACATAAGCAGGACTGTTCCAAGGACCACGCTGGAGCCAGCAGGCTCACAAAGGGGTGCCAGCACACCCTGTTTGCCTGTGTGTGTTTGGTTCTCTTGGAGTGAATAGCTTGGTGACATGACTGCCTCTAGCTGACCATCTTGAACTTGTAACCTAATTGCTTGAAAACTGGCCCAGAATTTCAGAGGAGCACAGCTTTGTGGGGCCtcagcagggaggctggggatCCTAGAGGATGCCTGGGCCTGACACTGGCCTGGAGCAGCCAGAAGCCCATCAGAAGCCAGAGGCGTGTTTAGAACAGGCGAGGGGTGAGCCTGAGTCAGAGGAGCTGCAAACGTAGCCACTTGTCACCAAGTGCCCGCCAGGTCAGAATGGAGAGGGAACAAACTGCAAAGAAAATGGGCCAGAGAGGCCTGGGGTGGGTGGCAGTGTGGCTGGCAGGACCCCTGAGAGGAAGACCCTCCAACAACGAGGCTCTTGCTGTGCCCCAGCCTGCAACATCAGACCACCTCTGAGGTCCCACCCCCAGCGACCCCCTACTCCCATCCCTGGGGCAGAAATCCCTGTCTGATGAGGATCCAGGCACAGCCTGGGCCTTACCAACTTCCAGAATGATCAAGGGTACCCAGTTACAGGGACTCTGATGATCCCTGAGACTTTTGGAGAAGCTCCCTGGGGCTTTGAGGGTTTGGCCCAatcttctcccctaagcccctGAGGTGAAGCTCTAGGGCCCAGCCGAGGCCCACAGCTGCCAGAATGAGTCTACTCCAGGTCCTTGTCCCAGCCTGTCTGGGAGCCACAGTGGGTCTCAGAGCAGGCGCCAGGGCCCCGCCTAGGAGAGGACACAGGTGCACTTCTTGCGCTGAATGTAGAATCAATGAAAGACAAGAGTGTGGAGTGTTTACCCTGCCTCCAGGGACCCGCGGATGATCATTCTGTGGTGAAGCTTGTGTAAGCATAACCCAGAGTTTTCATTACCAGATCAGCTGGCGGATTCATTTCCTGCTGTCTCACAGATGCAGCCCTACTCCTGCCCTGGCACCACGAGGGGTCTGTGTCTACATTGCCATCCATCCCGGGCCCacaccctctcttcctcctgcctccctggtcaTCTCAGCCAGGACCTGAGTGTCATCTGGGCTCTGCTCTCCTTCAGTTCCCACTTCCCATTGTCTTCTACCCATGCAAGCCCCCTGGAGCCCCTGCACTCACTCACTTTGTTGGTCTCCTCTCCATCAGGCCATCCTCCACACGATGGCTAGACAGTTTCTGTCTAATCAGTGTCACAGATGCCTCAACCCGGCTGAAGCCTCGCTTGGTCCTTATTGGGAGGCTTGTCTCCTAGCGGGGCCTGCCAGTACCTGCAGCCACATCTCCTTTTGTGCTCACTTCCCACTCCCCAGGCTGTGGATTCCTGTCCATGCCCTGCTGTTTCCCACGTCTGCCCCTCGTCTAGCTTACCCCTTCTCTTCTAAGACTTAGCTTAGAAATCACCTCATCAGAGAGGCTGTTTTGCCTCCCCTTGCCGGGTGGCTAAGACTCTCTGGTGGGGGCTCCCCTTCCCCTTGTGCATGGCCTGGTCTCTGCAGTTCTAGATCATAAATTCTCATGGGACACGACGACCTCCCCAGCAGACCAAGAGCTTCTTGAAAGAAGGGGCTGCGGTGAGGGTGCTGTGGGTCCCGGGCTGCACCAGCAGGAACTCAGGCAGTGGGTGAGTGAATGGAGGTCGATCTGTGCTGCCTCCGGGCCCGCGGTGTGAGGGGTAGTTTCCATGATGCATGTCAGTCACCCAAGCGCACTTCCGCGACCACCATCTCTGGGCTGATGTGGTATGGGCAGGGTGCTCACCCTGGACCAGAGCTTAAAGTCTGCAGATGAACCTAAGCTGGTGGCTGTGTCTGGTTCTGGAGAATGCACCTTTCgcaaagattttacttttttcagggGAAATCGCTTTGAAGCAAACACTGGAAAGTTATAGTTCGGAGAAGCAGGTGTGTCTACTCAGACCACAGCCCTCCGACCAGGAGCCGTAGGAAATGGCTCCTTCGCAGACAGCTCTGCGCTGGGCCTTGGTTAAATCCAGGAAACGTGACCTCTGCCTGAGAGCAGCAGGACCGTGTGGCTTTGCCTGGCTCTCTAGTCCTGCTTGGGGCAGGGCCCCTCACTCCAGGGTGAGCAATGAGCCTCACTGGCAAGGATGGTGGTTGGTGAGGCCAGAGGGCCGTCCACAGTGTCCCCTTCTCCCTGACATCCTGCCCTGGAGCCCCAGATGCAGCCAAGTGGCCTCCACCACCTCCCTCACACCCAGCCCAAGTCCTGTCTCTGACGGCTAGGCCCTCGGTGGGGGGTGTCCCAACCCTAATGGCCTTGACCCTGAGGTCAGCTGCTTCAGGGGCCCTGTGAAGTCAGGCCGGGCTGCTGGGCTAGGGTCCTGAGACCAATTGTATAATGACAGTAACTGAAATTGGAGTACTTGTTCTGTCACCTCTGTGGCCCAGTGCTCATGGCTCAGTGCTCAGAGGGGCTGGTGGCTGTCCAGAGTCCTCCCATGCCTGCCATCTGACATActcatttgttgtttctttaaaattccagcaatttcatttgaatttaacCTGGAGTTGGGGTGACAGCCCTCTTGCTCCCACACAGGCTGATGGGTTTGGCTGCTTTTGGCACACAGTGTGTACATGTACAGGCACACGTCATTGTGTGGAGCCGCTGGCTTCAGACTGGCTGGAGTGAGAGCTACAGAAGAGGACACAGAACTGCCTGGACCAACTGGGTCCAGAGGAAGAGCCTGCAGGTCCTGtccctgtggggagggagggtgagatGGGGGCTCCCAAGCCTCCCCAGCTGCCAGCAGCCCCTGGTTGGCACCAAGGTACGAAGGGTAGGGGGTCCCAACATCACAGGGCAGCCCCCTTCCCAAGTCTCCCTTGGCCCTTTCCTCCGCATCTCTGTGGCCCAAGGTCACCAGCCCAGCCAGCACCATCTTTGCCTAAGCACCAGCCCTACCCCATCACTGTCCGCCTGTCCTCAGTCTCAAGCCACAGGCCCCAAACCCACAGTCTGCACGGTGGTCAGGAGCTTCCTAAACAATCTGATTGTATTCTTCCTTTGGTGGTCCCATTGTCTTGGGGGACAAAGTCCAGTCTCCCTATCTCCGTCTAGGGGCCCTTTGTGCTCTTGCCTCCACCATCCTCTTTCTTcgcccagcccctgctcccagctcctccagcaCCTCAGCCGTGCACTGCTGTCtgacctccaggcctttgcacctGCCAGGCTCTCTGTCTGAAACTTCTCTCCTGCCTTGTCTGtcagctcctccttccccttcaggGCCCAGCTGAGATGCCACCTCCTAAGGGGTAGTGTTCCTTGACCCACTCAGGGCTGCCTGTGATGTTGCAAATCCTCTCCATATTGTGCTGTCATCCTGCCAGGAACTGGATCTGGCTAATATCTGGGTCCCACAAATGAGCTGGGAACTCTATCAGGATCCGTGTCTGTTGCGTGCTGAGTCCAGGGCATGGCCCTGAGTGTTTGTGGagggaaagaacaaatgaagaaacgCCTGATTGAGGAATGAACGGACCCTGCTGCAGCCTCAAGGGTGAGAGGTTGGGAAGCGGGAGCAGCTGAGGTTGTCCACCCCCGAGGAACACTGTCACACTGAGTCAGGAGTCAGGCTTGGCCAGGCCCTGGCTGTGAAGGCAGTTATGGGGAAAGGATTTGGGAGGAGCGGATCTGTTCTATTCATGTCATGCTGCCCTCTAAGCAGAACTGGCCTGTATTCCACCGGATGTCTGTCCATATGGGTCAGAGGTGAATGTGCTTGACGTCATAAGAGGCTTCCTgagagaaattcccaaaccttcTGTCCTCTTATGTGGCTCATCCCCACCACTGGCCGATCAGGGTTGGGATCTGCTATTAGCTGAGACAGGGCTactaggggtggggtggggctcccTCTTCAGCTGCCCTGTGTCCTCACTCCTGCTGTGGCCCCAGAAACCCTTCTGGGCAAGTTcactccccagccctgcctgcagtGGCAGTAAGTGGCCAGGCCTGATCTTTCTGCCTCCACTGGTCTGGTCACAGGAATGCTTTTGGTCCTCATTCAGGCATCGACGGGTTTGAGgtggctgttagcccagggggcCAATAGGCAGTGGTGGCCACCAGGGCAGTCCTCTAGAATTTGGCAGACCCAAGCgtcccagcccttcctgcctgccGTCTTAGCACTTCATGGCTATCCGGGGTCCCCTTGTCCAGagacctctcctgcctcccctcctgtaCGGCCCTGGACAGGAGCCTCCGGGTGCTGCCCACCTGACCTGCTCCTGCGTGCAGTCCCTGCATCTACGCACAGAAGCTGCTGACGCAGTTGACACAGAAGGGATTGCCACCAATGGAGCCCGTTTCTAAAGCTCTGTGGTTAATTATTTtgtctcagagaaatgaaaggaggGTAAACAAACAACAACACATTAATTAGTCTGATCTACACTTTCCCCATGAAAGAGGAGAGCGAGAGTTAAACATTGGAGGCTGGCAACTTCTCAGAGAACCCTAGAGTCCTCGGAGGGGTGGCAGGGCAGGATGTGGACACACAGGTGCCCAGCCTACACCCCGTCTGGgccctttctcttgcctgagccCCCTTGGCTTGGTGGGACATTGTGGGCGGCCCGGCCCAGGCTCTGTCTCCCAGTGAGAAACGCCTTCCTCTCCTCCATGCCCCTGTTCTCTGCTTCCGTGTCCTGGGCTGGCACCTTTGCCAAGCAGAGTCCACCATTGGCATCTCTGATAGGGCTGACAGGCCCCTCAAGGGCTATGTGTGCTGAGCTGTCACCACACAACCCCGCAGGCTGGATTGCTCTTTCAGGTTCCTGTTTAAAGCCGACAATCACCCTGGATTTATCCCTTTCGCAAATCCTGGTGTGGCTTCAAGTGTTGCTTGGGATGCCCTCTGTCCCAATACCATGGTCTCCAGAGCTGGGCTGGAATCCCAGACTCTCTCAGATCCTCATGGTCCCTCCTGAGCCCTGGAGTCAGTGTGGGGGCTACACAGTGCCCCCAGGGAGGGCTCCCTGGCGTCAACCTCTCTGTCCCCGAAGTAGAAACCCCACACTCACCCCCCTCAACCCCAGCTGCATTGCTCAACACTCAGCTTGGGCTCAGGGATCAGGCTGACTGAATGAAATCCTAGCACTGGAGTCAGGCTTGCTGAGCCTCTGTCTCATCATCTGTGACACGGGGATAGCAATACCTACCTCCCAGGGCTACCAGGAGGATTAAAGGGGGCCAGCCCACTCATATTGCTGGCCTGTTTCCCTCCCTACATCCCCCCAACCTGTAGGTCCTCCCTGACCCCTGATGTTGGCCTCTATGTGCCCTGTTGGCTCTCCCTGGCCTGTGGATTCGACAGATTTTGAAGATGGGACAAGCTTGTTCTGTGTACTGTTCTGGGACAGCCTGAGCCCATCCACTGAACTTCCAGGCTCCTGAATGACCCACGGTGCCTTCAGATCCTCAGAATGCTGTCCATACTGTTTAGGCTGGGGCTGCTGGCCTTCACTAACTTGTTCCTTTCCCTGCAGTGACGACTGGACTAGGCCTGATTGTGACAAGGAGACTGGGCTATGGAGCCAGGCcagacagaggaagcagagaactTTGCAGGTTGACCCAGGTGGGAGGAGAACTCACCCAGGGAGGTTTGGGAGCCCAGATGACCCTAAGTCCAGACAGGAGAGGAAGAGGTGGCGGGTCAGGTCCTGGGGAGGACCAGGTAGGTCACAGGCCTGGCCACTCCTGGGCAGATGTGGGACACTGATAGTAAGCAGCTCCACACCACAGGTGCTCCTGGTGGGTACTGATGATCTGCAGTAACCTGTCAATACCAAGACACCTAGTTGCTAACCTGTGACCTATAGCCACTACAGCATGGGGAGGGGACTCAGATTGCTCAGAGGCCTGAGCTAAACCAAAGTCTCTCCCCCATACACTATCCTGAGGGCTAAGGGCCAGCTGATCTGCCATCACCCTGGGAGGGAATCTTCAGGAATAGGGGCTGGCTAGGCCTGGTCCTGTTTGCATGTTGAAGATAGGGGAGGTGGGTCCCCAAAAACCTTTGTGGGCAAGCTGCAGTGGACGGGACATCTGCTACTGGATGCCAAATAACAGTGGCACCAGGACAGCCATTCCTCTTCTCATCTCCCTGGGAAATGGACCAGGCGTGCCAGCTTGTACAAAAGACCTGCTGCACAGAGGCTCAAAGGGTCCTATGTGGGTGCTGACTTTGACTCTGAATTTCTCCTGCAGCAGGAAAGTGAGGAAGCCAGACCAGTTTTGCTAGCTGAGGCAAGCCCTGGCCCCTCTGAGAAAGCCCGTTCCATCTTGAGGGATCTTGGAGCCTTGGGGAAGTTCTGGGAATTTGACAAGGGTCAGGAATTGCCCCATGTTGGGGCTAGGATGGGACCTGTCCCTCCTTGATGACCCTTCCATCTGGTCCTCATGTCTGTTGAGCCCTCTCTTCCCAGTAGAAGGGCTGGGAGTCCTGGAGCAGAGGGACTTCCTCCTATCCTCTTGGTGTCCATGGGTTCACGTCTAAACAGGAGCTGGGCCAAGCCCCAGGTTTCCGCAGGAAGGGCCGAGAGGATTACTCCAATCCAATACCCGAATATGCTTGCATCCGCTGGCAACACTGAGATTGGGCCGGCCCATTTCTGCCTGGATGCCTGCTGGGGAGGGGTTGGCATGGCAACGTGAGCTCTGAGCTGCTGAAACTTGGAGTCAACTCATCGCTGGGAGGACAAAAGAGAGACTGAAGAGGATGCCTTTCTGAGTGATGCGGGTTGGACAAACCCAGGCTAATCCCTGAAAGCCACAGAACTGGGGTCTGGGGTCTGAGGTCTGGCATGAACGCGTGTGCCGTAGCGGTGACTCCCACTGACACAGCTGTGCCAGGTAAATGCCTGTTTACCCTTCTAGATCCAAAGCACCTGCCTCCTTTCCCTGACGCCCTCCCAAGCCCTCCCCTGCAAACCCCTTCACCAACTGTCCCTCTAATCACACATGTGTCTGTTTGACCACTGGGCCCCCACCACCCCTGGAAGCTCCTGATAGAGTGTTGGGCACCAACACTCATCTGCTCCACCTCTCTGGCTGTGGCAGACATGCT of the Equus quagga isolate Etosha38 chromosome 13, UCLA_HA_Equagga_1.0, whole genome shotgun sequence genome contains:
- the SMPD3 gene encoding sphingomyelin phosphodiesterase 3; protein product: MVLYTTPFPNSCLSALHAVSWALIFPCYWLVDRLLAPFIPTTYETRQRADDWCCLQLLCSYLFTPVYLALLVASLPFAFLGFLFWSPLQSARRPYIYSRLEDKGPAGGAALLSEWKGTGPGKSFCFTTANLCLLPESLARFNNVFNTQARAKEIGQRIRNGASRPQIKIYIDSPTNTSISAASFSSLVSPQGSDGVARAVPGSIKRTASVEYKGDSGRHPSDEAANGPASGELADSGSLEDACIVRIGSGDEGGRPPEADDPATVGQARNGAGGGSRGQTPHHSQQDGDSGSLGSHSASRESLVKARAGADSGSGEPGATNSKLPYKASVVKKAAARKRRHPDEAFDHEVSAFFPANLDFLCLQEVFDKRAAAKLKDQLHGYFEYILYDVGVYGCQGCCSFKFLNSGLFFASRYPIMDVAYHCYPNGRCSDSLASKGALFLKVQVGSTPQDQRIVGYISCTHLHALPEDSAIRCEQLDLLQDWLADFRKSTSSSSAANPEELVAFDVICGDFNFDNCSSDDKLEQQHSLFTRYKDPCRLGPGEEKPWAIGTLLDTDGLYDEDACTPENLQKVLESEEGRREYLAFPTSKSTGAGQKGRKDLLKGNGRRIDYMLYTEEGLCLDWKAEVEEFSFITQLSGLTDHLPVAMRLMVSAAEEEA